In Pseudomonas fluorescens NCIMB 11764, a single window of DNA contains:
- a CDS encoding sensor histidine kinase, whose amino-acid sequence MRARFDTLFGRLFGVLLVAIILAHLLAFAWFHHYGPPPPPPPPEFSQGLDGQRPPMDPRFDKRPPRPWFGGPLVPLTFQLISLIIAAWYGAKLLSRPIQRLSDAAERLSENLDSPPLDESGPRESRQAAYTFNLMQKRIIEQMQQRSRMLGAVSHDLRTPLSRLKLRLEQIDDNKLQGQMRQDLDDMISMLDATLTYLHEQRTSEAPQWMDVQALVESLSENAQDQGSDVQANGHCAPLQVQPMALRSCINNLLDNALRYAGQAQITLEDHREHLVIRVIDHGPGIAADKREAVFEPFFRLEGSRNRNSGGVGLGMTIAREAAERLGGQLTLEETRGGGLTAVIRLPRT is encoded by the coding sequence ATGCGTGCGCGCTTCGATACGCTGTTCGGCCGCCTGTTTGGCGTGCTGCTGGTGGCGATTATCCTGGCGCATCTGCTCGCGTTTGCCTGGTTTCATCATTACGGCCCACCTCCGCCGCCGCCACCGCCGGAGTTCTCCCAAGGTCTTGACGGACAACGCCCGCCGATGGACCCGCGATTCGACAAGCGGCCACCGCGGCCCTGGTTCGGCGGGCCGCTGGTGCCACTTACATTCCAGCTGATTTCGCTGATCATTGCGGCCTGGTACGGCGCAAAACTGCTGAGTCGGCCGATCCAGCGCCTGAGCGACGCCGCCGAGCGCCTGAGCGAAAACCTCGACAGCCCACCGCTGGACGAGTCCGGCCCACGGGAATCCCGGCAGGCGGCCTACACCTTCAACCTGATGCAAAAACGCATCATCGAACAGATGCAGCAGCGTTCGCGGATGCTCGGCGCGGTCTCCCATGACCTGCGCACGCCGCTGTCCCGGCTCAAGCTGCGACTGGAACAGATCGACGACAACAAACTGCAAGGTCAGATGCGCCAGGATCTGGACGACATGATCAGCATGCTCGACGCCACCCTCACCTACCTGCACGAACAGCGTACCAGCGAGGCCCCGCAATGGATGGACGTGCAGGCGCTGGTCGAATCCCTGAGCGAAAATGCCCAGGACCAGGGTTCTGATGTCCAGGCCAACGGCCACTGCGCACCGTTGCAGGTCCAGCCGATGGCCCTGCGCTCGTGCATCAACAACTTGCTGGACAACGCCCTGCGTTATGCCGGGCAGGCGCAGATCACGCTTGAAGACCATCGCGAACACCTGGTGATTCGGGTGATCGACCATGGACCGGGGATCGCCGCGGATAAACGCGAAGCCGTGTTTGAACCTTTCTTTCGCCTCGAAGGTTCGCGTAATCGCAACTCCGGTGGTGTCGGGCTGGGGATGACCATTGCGCGCGAGGCGGCTGAACGGCTGGGTGGGCAATTGACGCTGGAAGAAACCCGAGGTGGCGGTTTGACCGCGGTTATCCGTCTGCCTCGCACCTGA
- the xopAW gene encoding XopAW family type III secretion system calcium-binding effector: MIGSVSNYTSYNSTASTTTSSARSQQFQKELLAKLDTNSDGSVDQDELKSALSEKSDDGLLVSLSKNFADLDSDDSGSLSNEEIAAMAPPPPPPRDQAPATELADALVSALDADGDGAISGDELSSALQASDSTSSTSTDTSAALFKVLDSDSSGGVSSDELNAALQAGREKNGDSSTDQANVTEALNKMIANLSKQYSLDKVATVGKYLNVAT, translated from the coding sequence ATGATCGGTAGCGTCAGCAACTACACGAGCTATAACAGCACCGCCAGCACCACTACCAGCAGCGCCCGCAGCCAGCAATTCCAGAAAGAACTGCTCGCCAAACTCGACACCAACAGCGATGGCTCGGTGGATCAGGACGAGCTCAAAAGCGCCCTGTCGGAGAAGTCCGATGACGGTTTGCTGGTCAGCCTGAGTAAAAACTTCGCCGACCTGGACAGTGACGACAGCGGCAGCCTGAGCAACGAAGAAATAGCCGCGATGGCGCCTCCTCCGCCACCGCCGCGTGATCAGGCACCGGCCACCGAACTGGCCGATGCGCTGGTCAGTGCTCTGGACGCCGATGGCGACGGCGCCATCAGCGGTGACGAACTGAGCAGCGCGTTGCAGGCCAGCGACAGCACCTCATCGACAAGCACCGACACCAGTGCTGCGTTGTTCAAGGTCTTGGATAGCGACAGCAGTGGCGGCGTCAGCAGCGACGAATTGAACGCTGCCTTGCAGGCCGGTCGCGAGAAAAATGGCGACAGCTCCACCGATCAGGCGAACGTGACGGAAGCGCTGAACAAAATGATCGCCAACCTGAGCAAGCAGTACTCGCTCGACAAGGTGGCGACGGTGGGCAAGTACCTGAACGTGGCGACTTAA